aagttatggaaggtgttacaaAATTGCGAGTATATTATAACGGTGAGGTTATAACAAACACACATGAAGGAGTGACTTTTGTTTGTGAATGTTCGTTGTCATTTGCCATTCCATGTACCATAGATTTTGTCGAGTTGCAAAATGGTCTTTGTAATAACATTCAAAGCCACATTTTGAAAagggtgagcaatattttaTACAGAAGTCCTGTGCAAGTATTTGGATGGTTAATACAATTTCAAATAATGCTCATCACTGACGATGCTAGTATGCAGCAGATGTTGTATATTTATCAACAAACCCGATCTCACGTGCCGATGATAGAGCTGTACGTTGAGTTTGAACAGCAGTCGGGGATGAGTATGGTCGGCGACGAGATCAATGTTGATGAGCTCGGGGATATAGAttgggaagaaaataataatgacaGTGAAGACGAATTCAAAGCTAACTATGAAATCGATGACGAAAACGATGATGGAGACTTGGCAGGCAATCCGGCGGTGCAAGATGAAGCCAATGTGATTGTAAGCCAGCACCCGTTTGGTGTTCCGTCTTTTATGCGGACTCTAGATCTCAAAGCCATGCATGCTCCGGAATTTCCTGAGTATGCGAATACAGTTATGTCATAATTATTAACTGAAGTTTTCTATAGTGCTTATTTTATTTGCCTTGTCTGACTGATGGCGGTGCGCATGTCGTAGGTGAAGGCAACGTTGCGGCAGAAGATGGCGAGTTTAGTGTCGGAATAGAATTTGGTTCGAGAGAGTCGGTGATATCTACAATCAAAAGCTACACAATCTCTAGAGGAGTTGATTACACTGTGTATGAGTTTGAGCCGCAGACATTCTATGCGAAATTCAAGGGGTATGGTGCAGGGTGCGACTGCCTTATCCGAGCTAGCTTGATTCGAAAAAAAGCTTGTTGGGAGATCAGGAGATACAATGGCAAGCACACGTGCACCATGGGCACGATTTCACAAGATCATGTCAAGTTGGACTCAGACATAATTGCAGATGCCATTAGGCCATTGGTCGAAGCAGACCCCTCGATAAAGGTGAAGTCTGTTATTGCAGAAGTTCAAGGCAGGTTCAACTATACTGTGAGTTACCGCAAAgcttggttggcaaagcagaaAGCTGTCGCAAAAATCTTTGGTGATTAGGAAGTTTCTTACCAGACTCTGCCAGTATGGTTGAAAGCAATGACAGTGAAAATGCCAAGGTCTCGTGTTCAAATTAAAACGTTTCCCGTTTACCGTGATTGAGGAGGTTCAAGGTGTAAGAGTTCTGCACCGCATTTTTTGGAGCTTCTATCCGTGTATTGTAGCATTCAGACACTGCAAGCAACTGGTGCAGGTTGATGGTACGCACTTGTACGGAAAATATAAAGGAGCACTGGTGGTAGCAGGGTGAGGCATATATTCAATGGTGCGATGAGATCGGTGTTGAGAGATGGGTGTTGGCATTCGATGGTGGTCATCGTTGGGGACATATGACGACAAACTTGGTAGAGTCCATA
The genomic region above belongs to Arachis duranensis cultivar V14167 chromosome 3, aradu.V14167.gnm2.J7QH, whole genome shotgun sequence and contains:
- the LOC107480089 gene encoding uncharacterized protein LOC107480089, whose protein sequence is MEGVTKLRVYYNGEVITNTHEGVTFVCECSLSFAIPCTIDFVELQNGLCNNIQSHILKRVSNILYRSPVQVFGWLIQFQIMLITDDASMQQMLYIYQQTRSHVPMIELYVEFEQQSGMSMVGDEINVDELGDIDWEENNNDSEDEFKANYEIDDENDDGDLAGNPAVQDEANVICLFYLPCLTDGGAHVVGEGNVAAEDGEFSVGIEFGSRESVISTIKSYTISRGVDYTVYEFEPQTFYAKFKGYGAGCDCLIRASLIRKKACWEIRRYNGKHTCTMGTISQDHVKLDSDIIADAIRPLVEADPSIKVKSVIAEVQGRFNYTVSYRKAWLAKQKAVAKIFGD